The Nesterenkonia xinjiangensis genome contains a region encoding:
- the frr gene encoding ribosome recycling factor: MIDETLVEAEELMERAVEATSEDFATVRTGRANPALYSKVLVDYYGSATPLQQLASFNIPDARTILITPYDISAMREIERALSDSEIGANPSNDGKQIRITMPDLTEERRREYVKLVKSKGEDHKVSVRNARRKAKDVIEKAVKSGDVGEDDGERGTKELENLTKTYVDRIDDMIKRKEAELLEV; encoded by the coding sequence GTGATTGACGAGACCCTGGTCGAAGCCGAAGAGCTCATGGAGCGAGCGGTGGAGGCCACCAGCGAAGACTTCGCCACCGTGCGCACCGGCCGGGCCAATCCGGCGCTGTACTCGAAGGTGCTGGTCGACTACTACGGCTCCGCGACGCCGCTGCAGCAGCTGGCCTCCTTCAACATCCCGGATGCTCGCACCATCCTGATCACCCCCTATGACATCTCCGCCATGCGCGAGATCGAGCGGGCCCTCTCGGACTCCGAGATCGGTGCGAACCCCTCCAACGACGGCAAGCAGATCCGGATCACGATGCCGGACCTGACGGAAGAGCGCCGCAGGGAGTACGTGAAGCTGGTCAAGTCCAAGGGCGAGGACCACAAGGTCTCGGTCCGCAACGCCCGCCGCAAGGCGAAGGACGTCATCGAGAAGGCTGTGAAGAGCGGCGACGTCGGCGAAGACGACGGCGAGCGGGGCACCAAGGAGCTGGAGAACCTCACCAAGACCTACGTGGATCGCATCGACGACATGATCAAGCGCAAGGAAGCCGAGCTCCTCGAGGTCTGA